One genomic region from Quercus robur chromosome 4, dhQueRobu3.1, whole genome shotgun sequence encodes:
- the LOC126723112 gene encoding MATH domain and coiled-coil domain-containing protein At3g58250-like yields MGETKLIDDLTIKRTKRHFRPAHYLLKIQSYSLLCDTGVEKYDSGVFEASGHKWRLSIYPKGNEKMNGSGHISIYLAIVDTEKYTLGWEIYVSFKLLLFDQIRDKFLTIQDVDGVIRRFHDIKTEWGFHKFLSLNSFDDLSQGYLVNDCCVFGAELFVHERNAIREVLTMIKEPLNRTMAWKIENFSSLDKVTYYSRIFQVGDVKWKLLAYPKGIYNGEMKVMSLFLLCCDCVLPEHKFFAQFKIRVKDQVNNENHMEKIEKHWFTTSSNECGFSHFMPLKDLQDVSKGLLINDALIVEGEIIVMSNVK; encoded by the exons caatcaaaagaacaaaaagacaTTTTCGTCCAGCGCATTACTTACTTAAAATACAGTCCTACTCTTTACTATGTGATACTGGGGTGGAAAAGTATGACTCTGGTGTTTTTGAAGCCAGTGGACACAAATG GAGGTTGTCTATTTATCCAAAAGGAAACGAGAAAATGAATGGAAGTGGTCACATCTCAATATACTTAGCAATTGTTGACACTGAAAAGTACACTCTTGGCTGGGAAATTTATGTCAGCTTCAAATTGCTCCTGTTCGATCAAATACGAGACAAGTTCTTGACCATTCAAG aTGTTGATGGGGTAATTAGAAGATTCCATGATATCAAGACAGAATGGGGCTTTCACAAATTTCTATCCCTTAACTCTTTCGATGATCTTTCTCAAGGATATCTTGTCAATGATTGTTGTGTATTTGGTGCTGAGCTTTTTGTTCATGAACGCAATGCCATACGGGAGGTTCTTACTATGATAAAAGAGCCCCTTAACCGTACTATGGCTTGgaagattgaaaatttttcatcattagATAAAGTGACATATTATTCTCGAATATTTCAAGTTGGGGATGTGAAatg GAAGTTACTGGCTTACCCCAAAGGAATTTATAATGGAGAAATGAAAGTGatgtctctcttcctcttatGTTGTGATTGTGTTCTACCTGAGCACAAATTTTTTGCACAATTCAAGATACGTGTAAAGGACCAAGTTAACAATGAAAATCACATGGAAAAAATAG AAAAACATTGGTTCACTACCTCTTCGAACGAATGTGGTTTCTCACACTTTATGCCTCTTAAGGATCTCCAAGATGTATCCAAGGGACTTCTTATCAATGATGCTTTAATTGTAGAGGGAGAAATAATAGTTATGTCTAATGTTAAGTGA